One Natronolimnobius sp. AArcel1 DNA window includes the following coding sequences:
- a CDS encoding anaerobic glycerol-3-phosphate dehydrogenase subunit C: MSDAEQPTDDHGPGTESDDEFEPIQVFPEAEDMDLRPGADNCYKCSTCDTNCPVAEVDDEFPGPKFQGPEQWRLKRQEDQDIDDSVMKCSNCMRCDSACPSEVPLSQMHNTARGEYVEENMSKLSREYWRNRMLANYRTLAPLGAMFPRTANFVTGLSVTKWLGEKVMGITSERELPEFATETFREWWTKRGGAQVENPDKRIAYFHGCYANYNTPEVAKALVGVYEHFGYEVMVPDQSCSGTPMFANGMLEDARRAAETNVSELAAAIDEGADIIASCSSCSMSIRQEYPELFDFEGTEDVASNTWDAVEYLRVHEDLEAALADAAVDGDRFEDFAYHAPCHARNQGLDGQTVELLELIDGVDAHDVGDSCSGISGTYGWKEENYETSMKIGEEMFEHMEHADAEQGLTECPTCSMQMGHGTGYEITHTLEVLAAALLESDAPSSAD; encoded by the coding sequence ATGAGTGATGCAGAACAACCGACGGACGATCACGGACCGGGTACAGAGAGCGACGACGAGTTCGAGCCGATTCAGGTATTCCCCGAGGCCGAAGACATGGACCTCCGGCCGGGGGCGGACAACTGTTACAAGTGCTCGACCTGCGACACGAACTGTCCCGTCGCCGAGGTCGACGACGAGTTCCCCGGGCCGAAGTTCCAGGGACCCGAGCAGTGGCGACTCAAACGGCAGGAGGACCAGGACATCGACGACTCGGTGATGAAGTGCTCGAACTGCATGCGCTGTGATAGCGCTTGTCCTTCGGAGGTGCCACTGTCGCAGATGCACAACACCGCCCGCGGGGAGTACGTCGAGGAGAACATGAGCAAACTCTCCCGCGAGTACTGGCGCAACCGGATGCTCGCGAACTACCGGACGCTCGCGCCACTGGGGGCGATGTTCCCACGGACGGCGAACTTCGTGACCGGCCTCTCCGTGACGAAATGGCTCGGCGAGAAAGTCATGGGCATTACGAGCGAGCGCGAACTGCCCGAGTTCGCGACGGAAACGTTCCGCGAGTGGTGGACAAAACGAGGTGGCGCGCAGGTCGAGAACCCGGACAAACGAATTGCGTACTTCCACGGCTGCTACGCCAACTACAACACCCCCGAGGTCGCGAAAGCCCTCGTCGGCGTCTACGAACACTTCGGCTACGAAGTTATGGTCCCCGACCAGTCCTGTTCCGGCACGCCGATGTTCGCAAACGGCATGCTCGAGGATGCCCGCAGAGCCGCAGAAACCAACGTCTCCGAACTCGCCGCGGCGATCGACGAGGGCGCGGACATCATCGCCTCCTGTAGCTCCTGTTCGATGTCGATCCGCCAGGAGTACCCCGAGCTGTTCGACTTCGAGGGCACCGAGGACGTCGCATCGAACACCTGGGACGCCGTCGAATATCTCCGGGTTCACGAAGACCTCGAGGCGGCGCTCGCAGACGCCGCAGTCGACGGCGACCGGTTCGAGGACTTCGCGTACCACGCGCCATGTCACGCACGCAATCAGGGCCTCGATGGACAGACCGTCGAACTCCTCGAGTTGATCGATGGCGTCGACGCACACGACGTGGGCGACTCCTGTTCGGGCATCTCCGGCACCTACGGCTGGAAGGAAGAGAACTACGAAACGTCCATGAAGATCGGGGAGGAGATGTTCGAACACATGGAGCACGCCGACGCCGAGCAGGGCCTGACCGAGTGTCCAACCTGCTCGATGCAGATGGGCCACGGAACTGGCTACGAGATCACGCACACGCTCGAGGTACTTGCAGCAGCACTCCTCGAGTCTGACGCCCCCTCGAGCGCTGACTGA
- a CDS encoding oligosaccharyl transferase, archaeosortase A system-associated — MSTDTEHVDEGTETSVLETWEDWYHIPILGAVMLFMVWVRTQAYESVAMVDGNARLAAVDSWYHWRTVQWTAENYPYTMPYDIWTSFPTGRYVGQFGTLFDQILVTAAMIVGLGDPTTETLYTVSLFMVPVLAALVAIPVFYMGRRLGGTLGGIVSVLLLALLPGRFLAQSTVGQLQHHVAEVLFMGIAVLAMMVALRAAEREQPVYELLVDKDWQTLRNPALYSVLAGVALTLYIWVWPPAVVLVGIFAVFFTVQLCLDYVRGRSPEHTAFVGAVSLGSAALLTALLIEEPGTSVTSFSYIQPLSAALVAGGCVFMAWFARQWNQLEVERRYYPGAIAGLIAATFLVMWLVLPDLFDTLVDNATRRVVPFGGAATDATIQEAQSPPNFATHVFTQTGTAFFTMLLGIGLLLARPFFDREYRTEHTLVIVWALFLTSMAATQVRFAYYLVLPVAVINAAFVADIIRFFDFDISSGVNSLRGIETYQAIAGLLIVIVLFVPLLTSMGGATAMDRGGATGPSGDSLLWEDSNEWVTENTPEQGDWGGADNASQLDLYGSYEYPEGENYDYPVGSYGIMSWWDYGHLITTQGERAPHSNPFQSGATSSSAFLTAESEERGELVLDAISAGESPEDESDAELEAMAENATHEEMRYVMIDDQMAGGKFTAISQWTEPPMETYFDEQNVLLEENEMALPAGNDNYHDTMVASLYLDDADGLEQYRLVHEADTFSIVGAGVQVDQATGQVAPQPTTSDRFQQGSWNDVEEIAAQVEMASQTNQAIPFGEQYYHNAQVTSSLKTFERVDGATLSGSVDDDELADDDATVTAAVDLETETDRPFTYTQEVDLEDDGTFELTVPYATNDERGVDDGYTNSSVDAMDEYEITVSADEDDETLVYYEGQTDVPESAVLDGEDLEVTLEEVDDPEEADEPEAADEIDAEDADEDDMDGVEDVDEDETVDEEDETETEPALEPIAPRP, encoded by the coding sequence ATGAGTACTGACACTGAACACGTCGACGAGGGTACGGAAACGTCCGTCCTCGAGACGTGGGAAGACTGGTATCATATCCCCATTCTCGGGGCTGTGATGCTGTTTATGGTCTGGGTACGAACTCAGGCGTACGAGAGCGTCGCGATGGTCGACGGCAACGCGCGTCTGGCCGCGGTCGACTCGTGGTACCACTGGCGGACCGTCCAGTGGACGGCCGAAAATTATCCGTACACGATGCCGTACGACATCTGGACGAGCTTCCCGACCGGTCGGTACGTCGGGCAGTTCGGGACGCTGTTCGACCAGATTCTCGTCACGGCGGCGATGATCGTCGGTCTCGGCGATCCGACAACTGAAACGCTGTATACGGTGTCGCTGTTCATGGTACCGGTTCTTGCTGCACTGGTTGCGATTCCGGTGTTCTACATGGGTCGTCGGCTCGGTGGAACGCTTGGAGGGATCGTTTCGGTGCTTCTTCTGGCGCTTCTTCCTGGTCGGTTCCTTGCCCAATCGACGGTTGGCCAACTCCAGCACCATGTTGCTGAAGTGCTGTTCATGGGGATTGCTGTCCTCGCTATGATGGTTGCGCTCCGTGCTGCAGAACGCGAACAGCCGGTGTACGAGTTGCTCGTCGACAAAGACTGGCAAACGCTTCGAAACCCAGCACTCTATAGCGTGCTTGCAGGCGTTGCACTGACGCTCTACATCTGGGTCTGGCCGCCAGCGGTCGTCCTCGTTGGCATCTTTGCGGTGTTCTTTACTGTGCAACTCTGTCTCGACTACGTCCGAGGTCGATCCCCGGAACACACTGCATTTGTCGGTGCTGTCAGTCTCGGGTCGGCAGCGCTGTTGACGGCGCTGCTGATCGAAGAGCCGGGCACAAGCGTCACTAGTTTCAGCTACATTCAACCGCTGAGTGCGGCACTCGTCGCAGGTGGCTGTGTGTTCATGGCCTGGTTCGCTCGCCAGTGGAACCAACTCGAGGTCGAGCGCCGCTACTATCCAGGTGCAATTGCAGGCCTCATCGCTGCGACGTTTCTGGTGATGTGGCTGGTGCTTCCAGATTTGTTCGACACGCTCGTCGATAACGCAACACGCCGTGTTGTTCCGTTCGGTGGGGCAGCAACTGACGCGACGATTCAGGAAGCCCAGTCACCACCAAACTTCGCGACGCACGTCTTCACTCAGACAGGCACTGCGTTCTTTACGATGCTTCTCGGCATCGGATTGCTCCTTGCTCGTCCCTTTTTCGACCGCGAGTATCGGACTGAGCACACGCTGGTCATCGTGTGGGCGCTGTTCCTGACGAGCATGGCTGCGACGCAGGTTCGGTTTGCGTACTATCTCGTGCTTCCAGTTGCCGTCATTAACGCGGCCTTCGTTGCCGACATCATCCGCTTCTTCGATTTCGATATCAGTAGCGGTGTCAACTCACTCAGAGGGATCGAGACATATCAGGCAATTGCCGGTCTACTCATTGTGATCGTGTTGTTTGTGCCACTGCTGACGTCAATGGGAGGTGCAACAGCGATGGACCGCGGCGGCGCCACAGGTCCGTCCGGTGACTCGCTTCTCTGGGAAGACTCAAACGAATGGGTTACAGAGAATACACCTGAACAGGGAGACTGGGGTGGTGCAGATAACGCCAGTCAACTTGATCTCTACGGCAGTTACGAGTACCCAGAGGGCGAGAACTACGACTATCCCGTTGGCTCCTACGGTATCATGTCCTGGTGGGACTACGGCCACCTGATAACGACACAGGGTGAACGAGCACCACACTCGAACCCCTTCCAATCGGGTGCGACCTCCTCGTCTGCCTTCTTGACTGCAGAGTCCGAAGAACGCGGTGAGTTAGTCCTCGACGCCATCTCAGCCGGTGAATCACCCGAAGATGAATCTGACGCAGAACTCGAGGCGATGGCCGAAAACGCCACGCATGAGGAGATGCGGTACGTAATGATCGACGATCAGATGGCAGGTGGCAAGTTCACGGCAATTTCGCAGTGGACCGAGCCGCCGATGGAGACGTACTTCGATGAACAGAACGTCCTCCTCGAGGAAAACGAGATGGCACTCCCAGCGGGTAACGACAACTACCACGACACCATGGTTGCCTCGCTGTATCTCGATGATGCAGATGGACTCGAGCAGTACCGACTTGTCCACGAGGCAGATACGTTCTCGATCGTTGGTGCTGGTGTGCAGGTAGATCAGGCAACGGGGCAGGTTGCGCCACAGCCAACAACGTCGGACCGCTTCCAGCAAGGAAGTTGGAACGATGTCGAAGAGATAGCCGCGCAAGTGGAGATGGCAAGCCAGACGAATCAGGCGATTCCATTCGGCGAGCAGTACTATCACAACGCGCAGGTCACCTCGTCACTGAAGACCTTCGAGCGCGTCGATGGCGCGACGCTCTCCGGTTCGGTTGATGACGACGAGTTGGCTGATGACGATGCGACGGTCACCGCCGCTGTCGACCTCGAGACGGAAACGGATCGACCGTTCACCTACACGCAGGAAGTCGACCTCGAAGATGACGGCACGTTCGAGCTGACGGTGCCGTACGCGACGAACGACGAACGCGGTGTCGATGACGGCTACACGAACAGTAGCGTCGACGCGATGGATGAGTACGAGATCACAGTCAGTGCGGACGAAGATGACGAGACGCTGGTCTACTACGAGGGTCAGACCGACGTCCCTGAATCTGCAGTCCTCGACGGCGAGGACCTCGAGGTCACACTCGAGGAAGTCGACGACCCAGAAGAAGCTGACGAACCGGAAGCAGCGGACGAGATCGATGCGGAAGATGCAGACGAGGATGACATGGACGGCGTTGAGGACGTTGATGAAGATGAGACGGTTGACGAAGAAGACGAGACCGAAACGGAACCGGCGCTCGAGCCGATCGCGCCACGTCCCTGA
- a CDS encoding Cdc6/Cdc18 family protein: protein MNVRERIARRRSAHQDRTIVVDRDHLSPTVHRQEPIGRGPVFEDLLDVLEPVFNEHLPDPVAVVGPAGSGTSAIVTALFTAMNEHFGATDRAIGTTTRSTSMPVTWFVTVDARRVNSPFALYRTLLEAVSSEPVPTSGVGTDDLRTRLVDRLERHDRRAVIAIDHHDEPETLSYDRVITLLEPVAASVAVVAVGQEPPPEWTGATVSMPAYRHHELVDVVTDRTSSGLAPGALEHESIRTLADWADGNAHDALATLFGAAVLAMQDDANRIEASHLEQAHAAVPDNGVHIDRALALSETRQRVLAHLIEIDAADQPVRELAATIADQSSLTESTVTRLLYELADRGVLERVPLPSDGSGRRPSTLEPRIPTIPFRVLSEARLE from the coding sequence ATGAACGTCAGAGAGCGCATCGCTCGACGCCGCTCTGCCCATCAGGATCGGACTATCGTCGTCGACCGAGACCACCTCAGTCCGACGGTGCATCGCCAAGAGCCGATCGGCCGCGGACCGGTCTTTGAAGACCTCCTCGATGTCCTCGAGCCGGTTTTCAACGAGCACCTTCCCGATCCCGTCGCGGTCGTCGGCCCGGCTGGCTCGGGAACGTCAGCGATTGTGACGGCTCTGTTTACCGCCATGAACGAGCACTTCGGCGCAACGGATCGGGCGATCGGGACGACGACTCGCTCCACGTCGATGCCGGTAACGTGGTTCGTCACCGTCGATGCTCGCCGTGTCAACAGTCCGTTCGCACTGTATCGAACCCTCCTCGAGGCAGTGTCTTCGGAGCCGGTGCCGACGAGTGGTGTTGGGACGGACGATCTCCGGACACGGCTTGTCGACCGCCTCGAGCGCCATGACCGCCGCGCTGTCATCGCGATTGATCACCACGATGAGCCCGAGACGCTGTCGTACGACCGTGTCATCACGCTGCTTGAGCCAGTCGCCGCATCCGTTGCGGTCGTTGCCGTCGGGCAGGAGCCACCGCCGGAGTGGACTGGCGCAACGGTTTCGATGCCCGCGTACCGACACCACGAACTCGTCGATGTCGTGACCGATCGCACGTCGTCGGGACTTGCACCGGGCGCGCTCGAGCACGAGTCGATTCGCACGCTTGCTGACTGGGCAGACGGGAACGCACACGATGCGCTTGCGACCTTGTTCGGTGCGGCTGTCCTTGCCATGCAAGACGACGCCAATCGGATTGAAGCCAGCCATCTTGAGCAGGCTCACGCAGCGGTTCCCGACAACGGCGTTCACATCGACCGGGCGCTTGCGCTCTCGGAAACGCGCCAGCGCGTCCTGGCACACCTCATCGAGATTGATGCGGCCGACCAGCCGGTTCGAGAACTCGCAGCGACAATCGCCGATCAGTCCTCACTGACCGAAAGCACCGTAACACGGCTGCTGTACGAACTCGCTGATCGGGGCGTCCTCGAGCGCGTGCCACTCCCAAGCGACGGCAGCGGCCGCCGGCCAAGCACGCTCGAGCCACGCATTCCAACGATTCCGTTTCGCGTACTGAGTGAGGCGCGACTCGAGTGA
- the aglG gene encoding glucosyl-dolichyl phosphate glucuronosyltransferase, giving the protein MKVSVVICTYSMDRYDVFSECVDSVLAQTYDPLEVVIVVDGNDPVFERVTDEYGDCENVVLHCNDENQGISYSRTRGAEIATGDVVAFIDDDGVAEADWIAELAGVYEETDAIAVGGHVKPDWVTEKPDFFPAEFYWLVGCDERGFGEHMEELRNTYGSNISYRRDVFLSVGGYDENTGRKGDRHIQAHEAPVCIRIANKYGKGVIYNKEAVVHHKLFGYRGDFRWLVGRSFWQGYSKRIMDLLLPEASGDKNEYLGQLLLEFVPSRLRSLFREPSAPKMKQLVTIFVFTAAVGFGYLYGLIQSNNSLVSEPAVTDSRTDTDDA; this is encoded by the coding sequence ATGAAGGTCTCCGTCGTCATCTGTACGTATTCGATGGACCGCTACGATGTCTTCTCGGAGTGTGTCGATAGCGTCCTCGCCCAAACCTACGACCCACTCGAGGTCGTCATCGTCGTCGACGGGAACGATCCGGTCTTCGAACGCGTCACCGACGAATACGGTGACTGCGAGAACGTCGTCCTCCACTGTAATGACGAGAATCAGGGCATCTCCTACAGTCGAACGCGCGGAGCAGAGATCGCAACCGGAGACGTGGTGGCATTCATCGACGATGACGGCGTTGCCGAAGCGGATTGGATTGCGGAACTTGCAGGAGTCTACGAGGAGACCGACGCGATAGCAGTCGGCGGCCACGTCAAACCTGACTGGGTAACCGAGAAACCCGACTTCTTCCCCGCCGAGTTCTACTGGCTGGTCGGCTGTGACGAACGAGGCTTCGGCGAACATATGGAGGAACTTCGGAATACGTACGGCTCGAACATCTCCTACCGGCGCGACGTCTTTTTGAGCGTCGGCGGCTACGATGAGAATACTGGCCGGAAAGGCGACCGCCACATCCAGGCCCACGAAGCGCCGGTTTGTATCCGAATCGCGAACAAATACGGTAAGGGCGTGATCTACAACAAAGAGGCCGTTGTGCATCACAAGTTGTTCGGCTATCGCGGAGATTTCCGTTGGTTGGTGGGACGATCGTTCTGGCAAGGATACTCGAAGCGGATTATGGACCTGCTGTTGCCCGAAGCGTCGGGCGATAAGAACGAGTATTTGGGGCAGCTTCTGCTCGAGTTCGTTCCGAGTCGATTGCGATCGCTCTTTCGCGAGCCGTCAGCGCCAAAGATGAAGCAGTTAGTGACGATTTTCGTGTTTACGGCAGCAGTTGGGTTCGGCTATCTGTACGGATTGATTCAGTCGAACAACTCACTTGTCAGTGAGCCTGCTGTGACCGACTCTCGAACCGATACCGATGACGCATGA
- the glpA gene encoding anaerobic glycerol-3-phosphate dehydrogenase subunit GlpA → MARDTDVLVIGGGSTGCGIARDLAMRGLEVTLVERGNLTDGTTGRMHGLLHSGGRYAVSDQASATECIEENEILRDIAGHCVEETSGLFVQRPEDPDAYFEEKLEGCRDCDIPARVLSGREAREVEPYLAKDVKRAIEVPDGAIDPFRLCVANALDAEAHGARIETHAEVIDLLREGDDIYGVEVRHESGPGKRTHATPGTTEEITAEYVVNASGAWAGQIGAMADLEVEVRPSKGVMTIMNVRQVDTVINRCRPKGDADIIVPHETTAILGTTDEEVADPDDYPEERWEVDMMIDTLSDLVPILEESRTIRSFWGVRPLYEPPGTGTTDPTDITRDFFLLDHDDRDGVSGMASIVGGKFTTYRAMGEEIADHVCGKLGVQASCATAEESLPGSENLARLEDAMDDFGLRSPVARRSKQRLGSRSQNVLETDEPNPVICQCEGVTRAEIQDAIEQSGSDLNAVRIRTRASMGNCQGGFCCQNMANELHPTYDEETTRAALDELFQERWKGERHALWGQQLSQAMLNYALHATTMNRDRDPANQADDRQPDDGTLEYAAFDGGA, encoded by the coding sequence ATGGCACGGGACACCGACGTCCTCGTCATTGGCGGCGGGTCGACCGGCTGTGGTATTGCCAGAGATCTGGCGATGCGCGGCCTCGAGGTTACCCTCGTCGAACGAGGCAATTTGACGGACGGAACGACCGGCCGAATGCACGGACTCCTCCACAGCGGCGGTCGGTACGCAGTTTCCGACCAGGCCAGCGCGACGGAGTGTATTGAAGAAAACGAGATTCTGCGCGATATTGCGGGCCACTGCGTCGAGGAAACCAGTGGGCTGTTTGTCCAGCGCCCGGAGGATCCAGACGCGTACTTCGAGGAGAAACTCGAGGGCTGTCGCGATTGCGATATTCCGGCCCGCGTGCTCTCGGGACGCGAGGCGCGCGAGGTCGAACCCTATCTCGCGAAAGATGTCAAGCGAGCTATTGAGGTTCCCGACGGCGCAATCGATCCGTTCCGCCTCTGCGTCGCAAACGCACTCGACGCGGAGGCCCACGGCGCACGCATCGAGACCCACGCGGAGGTCATCGACTTGCTGCGCGAGGGTGATGATATCTACGGCGTCGAGGTTCGCCACGAGTCCGGCCCTGGCAAGCGGACCCACGCGACGCCGGGCACGACCGAGGAGATTACCGCCGAGTACGTCGTCAACGCAAGCGGCGCGTGGGCGGGTCAGATCGGCGCAATGGCCGACCTCGAGGTCGAGGTTCGACCCTCGAAGGGCGTCATGACGATCATGAACGTCCGGCAGGTCGATACCGTCATCAACCGCTGCCGGCCGAAAGGTGACGCCGATATTATCGTGCCACACGAGACGACCGCCATTTTAGGCACCACGGACGAGGAAGTCGCTGACCCGGACGACTACCCGGAGGAACGCTGGGAAGTCGATATGATGATCGACACGCTCTCGGATCTCGTGCCGATTCTCGAGGAGTCACGAACAATCCGATCCTTCTGGGGCGTGCGTCCGCTGTACGAGCCGCCGGGGACCGGGACGACGGACCCGACAGATATTACGCGCGATTTCTTCCTACTGGATCACGACGACCGCGACGGCGTCTCGGGCATGGCAAGCATCGTCGGCGGCAAGTTTACGACCTACCGTGCGATGGGTGAAGAGATTGCTGACCACGTCTGCGGGAAACTGGGCGTACAGGCCTCGTGTGCCACCGCCGAGGAATCACTGCCCGGAAGCGAGAACCTCGCCCGTCTCGAGGACGCGATGGACGATTTCGGCCTGCGCTCGCCCGTTGCCCGCCGGAGCAAACAGCGGTTGGGCAGTCGCTCACAGAACGTGCTCGAGACCGACGAGCCAAATCCCGTCATCTGTCAGTGCGAGGGCGTCACTCGTGCGGAGATACAGGATGCAATCGAACAATCGGGCTCAGACCTGAACGCGGTTCGGATCCGCACCCGCGCCTCGATGGGCAACTGTCAGGGCGGCTTTTGCTGTCAGAACATGGCGAACGAACTCCATCCCACCTACGACGAGGAGACGACTCGAGCAGCCCTCGACGAACTGTTTCAGGAACGCTGGAAGGGTGAACGCCACGCCCTGTGGGGCCAGCAACTCTCCCAGGCGATGCTCAACTACGCGCTTCATGCGACGACGATGAACCGAGACCGCGATCCCGCGAACCAAGCAGACGACCGACAGCCGGACGACGGCACACTCGAGTACGCGGCCTTCGACGGAGGTGCCTGA
- a CDS encoding glycosyltransferase, which yields MTHETSLRVLHLATSNEVFFSQQIETLERKGVNTTVLVVPGADQIDGDMGSGRGPMEYLRFLPQVRRELRSGEYDLIHANYGLTAPFAITQFQLPVVVTLWGSDVVGADGAVTKACAWRCDAITVRSEEMRELLGRDAHILPSGIDLEKFELMDREAACEQVGWDPDRTHVLFPYSPDYERKNYPLAERVVERTRDRLGTDEDELALQTISGVPHELVPVFMNAADALLLTSRHEGSPNTVKEAMACNLPVVSTDVGDVRTRLRNVSPSGVGETEVELVDHLVDVLESGVRSNGRGEVREVSWDRIGDRILEIYDQVLSP from the coding sequence ATGACGCATGAGACATCCCTCCGAGTTCTGCATCTCGCGACCTCTAATGAGGTGTTTTTCTCCCAGCAAATCGAGACACTCGAGCGCAAGGGCGTCAATACGACCGTCCTTGTCGTCCCTGGTGCCGACCAAATTGACGGCGATATGGGGTCCGGTCGCGGCCCGATGGAATATCTCCGATTCTTGCCGCAGGTTCGTCGCGAACTTCGTTCCGGAGAGTACGATCTGATCCATGCGAACTACGGATTGACCGCTCCCTTCGCAATCACACAGTTTCAACTTCCGGTCGTGGTCACGCTGTGGGGTTCGGACGTCGTCGGCGCCGATGGTGCCGTGACGAAAGCTTGCGCCTGGCGCTGTGATGCGATCACCGTCCGCAGCGAGGAAATGCGTGAGTTGCTCGGTCGCGACGCACATATCCTTCCCAGTGGCATCGACCTCGAGAAGTTCGAACTGATGGACCGCGAGGCGGCCTGCGAGCAAGTCGGTTGGGATCCGGATCGCACACACGTCTTGTTCCCGTACTCGCCGGACTACGAACGCAAGAACTACCCGCTGGCTGAGCGCGTTGTCGAGCGGACGCGGGATCGGCTGGGAACTGATGAGGACGAACTCGCTTTGCAGACAATCTCAGGCGTCCCGCACGAACTGGTTCCCGTCTTCATGAATGCTGCCGACGCACTGTTGCTCACTTCTCGACACGAGGGGTCGCCTAACACCGTCAAGGAGGCAATGGCCTGTAACCTCCCAGTCGTCTCAACCGACGTCGGCGACGTTCGGACACGACTTCGAAACGTATCACCGTCTGGCGTCGGAGAGACCGAAGTGGAACTCGTCGATCATCTCGTGGATGTTCTCGAGTCTGGCGTCCGATCAAACGGCCGCGGGGAAGTACGAGAGGTTAGTTGGGACCGGATCGGGGATCGGATCCTCGAAATTTATGACCAAGTTCTTTCGCCGTGA
- the glpB gene encoding glycerol-3-phosphate dehydrogenase subunit GlpB, whose product MAIEDDVLVIGGGIAGSMAALSAAEHADRVRLVTYKQSTLRSASGLIDVLGYTPDGTGPLADPFDALEELPDSHPYQRVGTDAVREALDLFDDIAGDAYAGGHTETNALVPTHGGTVKPTARYPAATAAGLASDDRDTLLVGFETLPDFDAPLAAAHLEAAGVPFDTRGVTVSFPGIERDDAKVTRYAHLLERNESISMGGSTTGAREALVSIVDAHLEDESRVGFPAILGDEHADEVRASLADALGVDVFEVPMGPPSLPGMRLEDLLYDALGDAGVRVTSGVPVIDYETANSATSETASDAVAADGGSDRETPDDGDGERIDRVIVDRNGTMIPHHAEQYVLATGGLIGKGVRSERADESETDATGVVFEPIFDCHVPHATDRYDWFVEDAFGEQPFARFGLETDQELRPLQADGTLEFVNLRAAGAVLGGYDFAAEKSGAGVSLATGYVAGKQAGTQVGEEAGK is encoded by the coding sequence ATGGCAATCGAAGACGACGTGCTCGTGATCGGCGGCGGCATCGCCGGCTCGATGGCCGCGCTGTCAGCCGCCGAGCATGCCGACCGGGTTCGCCTGGTCACGTACAAACAGAGCACGCTACGCAGCGCCAGCGGCTTGATCGACGTGCTCGGCTACACGCCCGATGGAACGGGGCCGCTTGCCGACCCGTTCGACGCACTCGAGGAGCTGCCCGACAGCCATCCCTACCAGCGCGTCGGCACCGATGCCGTCCGCGAGGCACTCGACTTATTCGACGACATTGCGGGCGATGCCTACGCTGGCGGCCACACCGAGACGAACGCGCTCGTGCCGACCCACGGCGGGACGGTCAAACCAACCGCTCGCTACCCGGCTGCGACCGCCGCTGGACTCGCGAGTGACGACCGCGATACGCTACTCGTCGGGTTTGAAACTCTGCCGGACTTCGACGCGCCGCTCGCGGCGGCCCATCTCGAGGCGGCAGGTGTCCCTTTCGACACACGCGGCGTCACCGTCTCGTTCCCCGGCATCGAGCGAGACGACGCGAAGGTGACGCGATACGCTCACCTGCTCGAGCGAAACGAGTCGATCTCGATGGGTGGATCCACGACCGGCGCACGCGAGGCGTTAGTCTCAATCGTCGACGCCCATCTCGAGGACGAATCCCGCGTTGGCTTCCCCGCAATTTTGGGCGACGAGCACGCGGACGAAGTACGCGCTTCTCTCGCAGATGCCCTCGGCGTCGACGTATTCGAAGTTCCAATGGGACCACCCAGTTTACCGGGGATGCGACTCGAGGACCTGCTCTATGATGCACTTGGGGACGCTGGTGTTCGCGTCACCTCGGGTGTGCCAGTAATCGACTACGAGACGGCCAATAGTGCAACGAGCGAAACGGCGTCCGATGCAGTCGCCGCCGATGGTGGCAGTGACCGCGAGACACCAGATGACGGCGACGGCGAGCGGATCGACCGCGTCATCGTCGACCGCAACGGGACGATGATTCCCCACCACGCTGAGCAGTACGTTCTCGCGACGGGCGGCCTCATCGGAAAGGGCGTTCGCTCCGAGCGAGCGGACGAGTCCGAGACCGACGCGACCGGCGTCGTCTTCGAGCCGATCTTCGACTGCCATGTCCCACACGCGACGGATCGTTACGACTGGTTCGTCGAGGACGCCTTCGGCGAGCAGCCGTTCGCCCGCTTTGGCCTCGAGACCGATCAGGAGCTTCGCCCGCTTCAGGCGGATGGAACACTCGAGTTTGTGAACCTGCGTGCGGCCGGTGCGGTGCTTGGCGGCTACGACTTCGCAGCGGAGAAATCCGGCGCGGGTGTCTCGCTCGCGACGGGCTACGTCGCTGGCAAGCAGGCTGGCACGCAAGTTGGCGAGGAGGCAGGCAAATGA